The following proteins come from a genomic window of Panthera leo isolate Ple1 chromosome E2, P.leo_Ple1_pat1.1, whole genome shotgun sequence:
- the LAIR1 gene encoding leukocyte-associated immunoglobulin-like receptor 1 isoform X2 — MCPRSTTFLALALCLGWVHLTQEGTLRRPSICAEPAPVVALGQLVTIVCRSPGGFEAFRLEKEGNALKPDVVETPPGETEARFHITAHEGVEGKYHCVYLKDRTWSERSAELVLVVTGDTQMRGDHSNSPDLSTEHVYIFVGVSVALFLCLLLLVLAFLRCQRRKKHRLPGSQGEEQRPQERVSPAVDLPQRTPDLATVGRLPEKDREAPSSAPPAGSPQDVTYAQLDHQILAQRTARATFPRSTEPTAESSTYASLARP, encoded by the exons ATGTGTCCCCGTTCCACCACCTTCCTGGCCCTCG CGCTCTGCCTGGGCTGGGTGCACCTCACTCAGGAAG GGACCCTGCGCAGGCCCTCCATCTGTGCTGAACCGGCCCCCGTGGTCGCCCTGGGGCAGCTTGTGACCATCGTGTGCCGGAGCCCCGGCGGGTTTGAGGCGTTCCgcctggagaaggaggggaatGCCTTGAAACCAGATGTCGTGGAGACACCGCCGGGCGAGACGGAGGCCAGATTCCACATCACCGCGCATGAAGGGGTTGAGGGGAAGTACCACTGCGTCTATCTTAAAGACCGCACCTGGTCTGAGCGCAGCGCGGAGCTGGTGCTGGTGGTGACAG GGGACACACAGATGCGTGGGGATCACAGTAACAGCCCAG ACCTGTCGACAGAGCATGTATATATTTTCGTTGGGGTCTCTGTGGCCTTGttcctttgtctcctcctcctGGTTCTCGCCTTCCTCCGTTGTCAGCGTCGGAAAAAACACA GGCTCCCCGGCAGCCAAGGTGAGGAGCAGAGGCCCCAGGAAAG GGTCAGCCCAGCTGTCGACCTTCCCCAGAGGACACCAG ATCTGGCAACAGTCGGCAGACTTCCTGAGAAGGACAGGGAAGCGCCCAGCTCG GCCCCGCCTGCAGGAAGCCCCCAGGACGTGACGTACGCTCAGTTAGACCACCAGATCCTCGCACAGAGGACAGCCCGAGCCACGTTCCCACGGTCCACGGAGCCCACGGCCGAGTCCAGCACTTATGCATCACTGGCCAGACCCTGA
- the LAIR1 gene encoding leukocyte-associated immunoglobulin-like receptor 1 isoform X1 yields the protein MCPRSTTFLALALCLGWVHLTQEGTLRRPSICAEPAPVVALGQLVTIVCRSPGGFEAFRLEKEGNALKPDVVETPPGETEARFHITAHEGVEGKYHCVYLKDRTWSERSAELVLVVTETPGNVSSPPPQTYGSPGDTQMRGDHSNSPDLSTEHVYIFVGVSVALFLCLLLLVLAFLRCQRRKKHRLPGSQGEEQRPQERVSPAVDLPQRTPDLATVGRLPEKDREAPSSAPPAGSPQDVTYAQLDHQILAQRTARATFPRSTEPTAESSTYASLARP from the exons ATGTGTCCCCGTTCCACCACCTTCCTGGCCCTCG CGCTCTGCCTGGGCTGGGTGCACCTCACTCAGGAAG GGACCCTGCGCAGGCCCTCCATCTGTGCTGAACCGGCCCCCGTGGTCGCCCTGGGGCAGCTTGTGACCATCGTGTGCCGGAGCCCCGGCGGGTTTGAGGCGTTCCgcctggagaaggaggggaatGCCTTGAAACCAGATGTCGTGGAGACACCGCCGGGCGAGACGGAGGCCAGATTCCACATCACCGCGCATGAAGGGGTTGAGGGGAAGTACCACTGCGTCTATCTTAAAGACCGCACCTGGTCTGAGCGCAGCGCGGAGCTGGTGCTGGTGGTGACAG AGACCCCTGGAAACGTCAGCTCCCCGCCACCACAGACCTACGGCTCACCTG GGGACACACAGATGCGTGGGGATCACAGTAACAGCCCAG ACCTGTCGACAGAGCATGTATATATTTTCGTTGGGGTCTCTGTGGCCTTGttcctttgtctcctcctcctGGTTCTCGCCTTCCTCCGTTGTCAGCGTCGGAAAAAACACA GGCTCCCCGGCAGCCAAGGTGAGGAGCAGAGGCCCCAGGAAAG GGTCAGCCCAGCTGTCGACCTTCCCCAGAGGACACCAG ATCTGGCAACAGTCGGCAGACTTCCTGAGAAGGACAGGGAAGCGCCCAGCTCG GCCCCGCCTGCAGGAAGCCCCCAGGACGTGACGTACGCTCAGTTAGACCACCAGATCCTCGCACAGAGGACAGCCCGAGCCACGTTCCCACGGTCCACGGAGCCCACGGCCGAGTCCAGCACTTATGCATCACTGGCCAGACCCTGA